One segment of Treponema pectinovorum DNA contains the following:
- a CDS encoding InlB B-repeat-containing protein encodes MKKALMKTSVKILVLGLALTAMLFGCKQPLGSSSSAGSGGGNGSDESGGYSITYHLNGGTNNGANPSSYTKNDEFPLRAPSKEGQVFDGWFGNSEFSGEAVTKIAKGTTDSAFTFAQFKPDTFVSYLHFCDDNGSTKTIALEKPASKSASRFRVKNRSEKRLCKIDTR; translated from the coding sequence ATGAAAAAAGCATTAATGAAAACAAGTGTAAAAATACTTGTACTTGGATTAGCATTGACGGCAATGCTATTTGGATGTAAACAACCTTTAGGTTCTTCTAGTTCTGCAGGTTCGGGAGGGGGGAACGGTTCAGATGAATCGGGAGGATACAGCATCACCTATCACTTAAACGGCGGAACAAACAATGGTGCTAATCCCTCTTCTTATACGAAAAACGATGAATTTCCGTTAAGAGCCCCATCTAAGGAAGGACAGGTCTTTGACGGCTGGTTCGGCAATTCTGAATTTAGCGGCGAAGCGGTAACAAAAATCGCAAAAGGTACAACCGACAGTGCATTCACTTTTGCACAGTTTAAGCCTGATACGTTTGTGTCGTACTTGCATTTTTGCGATGACAACGGCAGTACAAAAACAATTGCGCTTGAAAAGCCTGCATCGAAAAGTGCAAGCCGATTTCGGGTAAAAAATAGATCCGAAAAGCGATTATGCAAAATTGATACTCGGTGA